ATCAACGCTATGGCCCCGATGACAGCTCCGAGCCCCATTCCGGCGGGCCAGATCGACGCGGACGGGAAGTAAGAGATCTCTCCCTCGGCATCAGGGTCGGCGTAACTCGCGTCGAAGCGATCCTCCGGCCGGGGGATCCGGTGCCGGCGGATGTACTGCAGCAGCAGGTAGCCGAAAACCATGAAATAGGCGGCGAAGCCAAATATGAGCATGGTGACCCCCGACGATTCGGTCGGGTTGTTCTTCGTCGCCCAGTAGATCGCCCCGGTGCCGCCGAGGAAGATCGCAGCACCGAGGATGATCCTCGATTCGACTTTCATCAGTGACCGACCTTGGTGAGCATGTCGGGATGGTTTGCGTCCCACACCGGGCGCTCGGAGCGGATCGGCGGCAGTGCCTCGAAGTTGTGGTCGGGCGGCGGAGACGAGCACGCCCATTCGAGCGTCTGCCCGTCCCACGGGTTGTCGCCGGCGATCTCGCCC
The sequence above is a segment of the Acidimicrobiales bacterium genome. Coding sequences within it:
- a CDS encoding cytochrome c oxidase subunit 4 encodes the protein MKVESRIILGAAIFLGGTGAIYWATKNNPTESSGVTMLIFGFAAYFMVFGYLLLQYIRRHRIPRPEDRFDASYADPDAEGEISYFPSASIWPAGMGLGAVIGAIALIWGLWYLFVGAVIFFGAVIGFMVESDHEADAVERAEERVREMAAGHEVARPE